A region of the Elusimicrobiota bacterium genome:
TTCCCGGCGTTTCAAAATGAGCGTCAAGCAGTTCTTGCAGGCGGCCAAGTTCTTTCGCCCCAAGTACGCCGTCTATGAACGGGAATTTGGTTTTAAGGAATTTTCCCCCCAGGCGCTGGGCCGCGCAGCCCATTACGAAAACCTTGCCGGCGGGTTTATCGCGCTTCCATTTTCTGAGGCGTCCTATCTGCGAAACGGCTTTATCCTCCGCCTTCTGGCGCACGGTGCAGGTGTTTATCACCACGGCGTCTGCTTTGGAAATATCCTCTGTCAGTTCGAAAGCCCTTTCGTGGAAAGCCGCGGCAATGTCCGCGGAGTCCGCCTCGTTCATCTGGCATCCGAATGTAATAATACAGACTTTTCCCGGGCGGCGGGATACGGGTTGCGGTTTAGGGTTGTTTTCCATTTCTGCTCTGCCTCAATAAATAAAAAATTAAATGGCGCGAAAAATTCTGCATTTCGGAGTTTTTTGTCGGAGATTTTGATGTTCCAGAACCAGAAGAGTTGAGCCGGTGGCCACCGGTTGATAAAAACCCCGCCTCGGCTTGCTTCGCGGCGCCCAGGCGGGATTTTCTGTTAATATTATGTCGCCACCGGAAGAGGCAGAAACAACCCATACAACAAGGAAGCTAAGGCCGGGACAGCCCGACAAGCCGGGCAGACCCGGCCTTAGCCGCCTTATTTTATCCCGCCCGCCCATTTGCGCGCTTTTACGCCACGCAAAAGCGCACATTTACCCCATAAAAAAGAAAAGACAAAAGGTGTAAAAAGATGTATCATATCCTTATGAAACGCTACAACATGGTTGAAGCCGCTAAACAATTAGGCGTAACCCGTCAAACAATTTACTACTGGATGAAAAAAGGTTGGGTGAAACCTAGCCGTGACTATCGGGACTTCCCGATATTCACGGAAACGGATTTAAAGAAACTTAAAAAGTGGAAAGAAACAATTAAGGTGGCCAAATGAAAATCGCTTTATATTTAAGAGTTTCCACGGAAGACCAGGCCAAGGAAGGCTATTCCCTTGAGGTGCAAAGGGAAACCCTTGAAGCTTTTGCCAAACGGGAAGGCCTTGAGATTTACAAGATCTACTCGGACGACGGTATTAGCGGTTACACCTCGGACAGGCGGCCCGCGCTTGCCGCACTTTTGGCTGACGCCAAAAGCGGCAAATTCGATTTGGTGTTAGTTTCCAAATTGGACCGTTTCAGCCGGAACCTGCGCGACCTCTTAAATTTGGTAGAGGAGCTTTGCAGCTACGGCGTGGGCTTTAAGTCGGCGGGGGAACCCTTTGATACCACAACCTCGGCCGGCAAGCTTATGTTCCAGCAACTTGGCAGTTTTGCCGAGTTCGAGCGCAACCGCATAGCCGAGCGAGTATTCCCCGGCATGGTCAAAGGCGTTCAGCAGGGCAACTGGCAGGGCTCAAGATACACGCCCTACGGCTACAAATATAACAAAGCCGCCAAGCTGCTGGAGGTAGTGGAAAGCGAGGCCGAGGTTGTGCGGCGCATTTACGCCCTTTACCTTGAGGGCAAAAGCACCCTGGCTATAGGAACCATCCTTACCAAGCAAGGCGTAAGGAACCGTAAGGGCAATTATTTCGGCACCAAGGTTATAGGCGATATCCTTAAAAATCCTATCTACACCGGCAAGATCGTTTGGAACGCACACCACTACGACAAAACCAAGAAAACAGCCAAGGGTTATAAATACGTAAAGAACTCTCCTGATAAAATTATTACCGCACAAGGCAAACACACGGCCCTTATTAGCGACGAAGTTTTTGCGCAAGCGCAAAAGCTTCGCGCTGAAAAGCGCATCGCCCTGCGCAAGGCCAAGCCGGGGGACTACTTGTTATCCGGCCTGATGTTCTGCGGCAAATGCAATCATAAGTATGTGGGCGCATCCTCGGTATCGAACCACCGCACGAAGGCCACAAAAAAATGGTATCGCTGCTCTTCAAGGACGCGCAGTTATACCACCTGCCGCAACAAAAGCGTTAAGGCCGAGGCCATTGAACCACATCTTGAGCACATGCTTGAAATACTGCTCAAAAACGACAAATTAAGGGACCGATGGCCGAACATGACTTGTCCGGCCATCAGGCCCCAGGAAGACGAAAAAAAGGCAAAAAAGGCGGTTCGCCAAAGCCTGTCGGACAATTTCGCCAAACAGGCGAAATTGACCGACGCCTACATAGAAAGCCTCATGTCCAAGGAAGTTTTTGAGGCCTCAAACAAAGAATTAATGCAGAAAGGCGAAGAGCTGAAAAAGCTGGCGGCCTTCTACGAGTTGCGCCAGATAGACCGCGAAAAATCCGCGGACTATCTGGCGAGGGTCCATGAGTTCCGTTCCGACGGTGATCCGCAGAAAGAGTTGTTCAGCGCCACCGACCGCAAGCGCATGGTCAACCTGGTGTTCAGGAACATCAAAATCTCCGACAAAAAACTCCGAAATGCAGAATTTTTCGCGCCATTTAATTTTTTATTTATTGAGGCAGAGCAGAAATGGAAAACAACCCTAAACCGCAACCCGTATCCC
Encoded here:
- a CDS encoding MerR family transcriptional regulator, with amino-acid sequence MKRYNMVEAAKQLGVTRQTIYYWMKKGWVKPSRDYRDFPIFTETDLKKLKKWKETIKVAK
- a CDS encoding recombinase family protein gives rise to the protein MKIALYLRVSTEDQAKEGYSLEVQRETLEAFAKREGLEIYKIYSDDGISGYTSDRRPALAALLADAKSGKFDLVLVSKLDRFSRNLRDLLNLVEELCSYGVGFKSAGEPFDTTTSAGKLMFQQLGSFAEFERNRIAERVFPGMVKGVQQGNWQGSRYTPYGYKYNKAAKLLEVVESEAEVVRRIYALYLEGKSTLAIGTILTKQGVRNRKGNYFGTKVIGDILKNPIYTGKIVWNAHHYDKTKKTAKGYKYVKNSPDKIITAQGKHTALISDEVFAQAQKLRAEKRIALRKAKPGDYLLSGLMFCGKCNHKYVGASSVSNHRTKATKKWYRCSSRTRSYTTCRNKSVKAEAIEPHLEHMLEILLKNDKLRDRWPNMTCPAIRPQEDEKKAKKAVRQSLSDNFAKQAKLTDAYIESLMSKEVFEASNKELMQKGEELKKLAAFYELRQIDREKSADYLARVHEFRSDGDPQKELFSATDRKRMVNLVFRNIKISDKKLRNAEFFAPFNFLFIEAEQKWKTTLNRNPYP